A genome region from Aliivibrio salmonicida LFI1238 includes the following:
- a CDS encoding AraC family transcriptional regulator, producing the protein MKSLGDLMQSYADSYGFNDLEGIRETAVPGVWFYRSSKGNQRQPFVYQSGIIVMGRGHKHIHIGNQPVHYGPDDYLVVGVPMPLECEAFPEKGEPLLGLSIDVDSALLHRLVSELENANFQVSAHSEQDGFGLISVKMADDMLESCKRLMLALHSDLDTQMLGESLLTEIVYRVLTGPEGHVLFNLAHHDSQYARVAKALNKVHQSYADGLTVQNLAEEANMSVSAFHSAFRKVTLESPLQYLKKVRLNKAKELIQLEGRRVNDAAHLVGYTSTSQFSREFKRHFNMTPKGSVA; encoded by the coding sequence ATGAAATCTCTTGGTGATTTAATGCAAAGTTATGCCGACAGCTATGGTTTTAATGATCTTGAAGGGATCAGGGAAACGGCAGTACCCGGAGTGTGGTTTTATCGCAGTAGCAAAGGGAATCAACGGCAACCATTTGTTTACCAATCAGGGATTATTGTTATGGGGCGTGGGCATAAGCACATACATATCGGTAATCAACCTGTTCATTATGGTCCTGATGATTATTTGGTTGTTGGTGTCCCAATGCCATTAGAGTGTGAAGCCTTTCCAGAAAAAGGTGAACCATTATTGGGATTAAGTATTGATGTTGATTCGGCCTTACTGCATCGATTAGTGAGTGAATTAGAAAATGCCAATTTTCAGGTTTCAGCGCATTCTGAGCAAGACGGCTTTGGATTAATATCGGTTAAAATGGCTGATGATATGCTTGAGAGCTGTAAGCGTTTAATGCTCGCTTTACACAGTGATTTAGACACTCAAATGCTCGGAGAGTCATTACTTACTGAGATTGTTTATCGAGTGCTTACTGGTCCTGAAGGACACGTATTATTTAACCTTGCTCATCATGACAGTCAATATGCTCGTGTAGCAAAAGCCTTAAACAAAGTGCACCAATCCTACGCTGATGGGCTTACGGTTCAGAATTTGGCTGAAGAAGCGAACATGAGTGTTTCTGCGTTTCATTCGGCATTCAGAAAAGTGACACTAGAGTCACCATTGCAGTATTTAAAGAAAGTCCGTTTGAATAAAGCGAAAGAGCTTATTCAATTGGAAGGTCGAAGAGTAAATGATGCTGCTCACCTTGTAGGTTATACCAGTACATCTCAATTTAGCCGTGAGTTTAAGCGTCATTTTAATATGACGCCAAAGGGCAGTGTAGCGTAA
- a CDS encoding dihydrofolate reductase family protein: MSNSVFMATSLDGYIADKNGGIDWLHTIPNQDQNSMGYVEYFDRIDAMVMGRNTLDMVLGFGVDWPYSKPVFVLSNTMTSVPAGYEDKIFLVKGPLKEVIKGINEQGFEHLYIDGGVTIQSFLKEDLIDEMIITTIPVLLGGGSPLFGDLNAPLNFKFVKNEVFLNAIVQNHFVRER, from the coding sequence ATGTCAAACAGCGTATTTATGGCAACAAGTTTAGACGGATATATTGCAGATAAGAATGGCGGTATTGATTGGTTACATACAATACCAAATCAAGATCAAAATTCGATGGGGTATGTAGAATATTTTGACCGTATTGATGCAATGGTTATGGGACGAAATACGCTTGATATGGTATTAGGTTTTGGTGTCGATTGGCCGTATTCCAAACCTGTTTTTGTATTAAGCAATACAATGACCTCCGTCCCTGCTGGTTACGAAGATAAAATTTTTTTAGTTAAAGGCCCATTAAAAGAGGTTATTAAAGGTATCAATGAGCAAGGATTTGAACATTTATACATTGATGGTGGTGTGACGATTCAAAGCTTCTTAAAAGAAGATCTGATTGATGAAATGATCATTACCACTATTCCGGTACTTTTAGGTGGTGGATCGCCTCTGTTTGGTGATTTAAACGCTCCCTTAAATTTCAAATTCGTGAAGAATGAGGTTTTTCTTAATGCCATCGTTCAGAATCATTTTGTGCGAGAGCGTTGA
- a CDS encoding pyridoxal phosphate-dependent aminotransferase, whose translation MQNIAMSSKLSSVCYDIRGPVLKHAKRMEEEGQKILKLNIGNPAQFGFDAPEEILVDVIKNLPTSQGYGDSKGIYSARKAVVQHYQRRGLLDLDVEDVYIGNGASELIVMAMQALLNNGDEMLVPAPDYPLWTAAVSLSGGNPVHYLCDEGADWYPDLDDIKKKITPNTKGIVLINPNNPTGAVYSRDFLLQIVEIARQNNLIIFADEIYDKVLYDGAIHTTLATLAPDLLTVTFNGLSKAYRVCGFRGGWMFLNGPKDHAQGYIAGLDMLASMRLCANVPMQHAIQTALGGYQSINELLLPGGRLLEQRDKAYELITQIPGVSCVKPKGAMYLFPKLDPKMYKIKDDQKFVLDFLIKEKVLLVQGTGFNWPTPDHFRIVTLPRVDDLEVAIGRLERFLHTYKQ comes from the coding sequence ATGCAAAATATTGCAATGTCATCAAAACTTAGCAGTGTATGCTACGACATTCGCGGTCCTGTTCTTAAACATGCTAAAAGAATGGAAGAAGAAGGGCAGAAAATTCTTAAACTAAACATTGGGAATCCCGCCCAGTTTGGTTTTGACGCCCCTGAAGAAATCCTTGTTGATGTAATTAAAAACCTACCAACCTCACAAGGTTACGGTGACTCAAAAGGCATTTATTCAGCGCGTAAAGCGGTTGTACAACACTATCAACGTCGTGGTTTATTAGATCTTGACGTCGAAGATGTGTACATCGGTAACGGGGCTTCTGAATTAATCGTAATGGCAATGCAAGCGTTACTTAACAATGGCGACGAAATGCTGGTTCCTGCTCCTGACTATCCTTTATGGACTGCGGCAGTATCGTTATCTGGTGGTAATCCTGTTCATTACTTATGTGATGAAGGTGCTGATTGGTACCCAGATCTTGACGACATCAAAAAGAAAATCACACCGAACACCAAAGGGATTGTATTAATTAACCCAAACAATCCAACCGGTGCGGTATACAGCCGTGACTTCTTATTGCAAATAGTCGAAATTGCTCGTCAAAACAATTTGATCATTTTTGCTGATGAAATTTATGACAAAGTTCTTTATGACGGCGCAATTCACACGACATTGGCGACACTAGCACCCGATTTACTTACCGTAACATTTAACGGTTTATCTAAAGCTTATCGTGTTTGTGGTTTCCGTGGTGGCTGGATGTTCTTGAATGGCCCTAAAGATCATGCTCAAGGGTATATTGCAGGTCTTGATATGTTGGCTTCAATGCGCTTATGTGCCAACGTACCAATGCAGCATGCTATTCAAACCGCATTGGGTGGTTATCAAAGTATTAATGAACTTCTGCTTCCGGGTGGTCGTTTATTGGAGCAACGTGATAAAGCGTATGAATTAATCACACAAATTCCAGGCGTGAGTTGTGTTAAGCCAAAGGGCGCAATGTACTTGTTTCCTAAACTTGATCCTAAGATGTATAAAATTAAAGATGACCAAAAATTCGTACTGGATTTCTTGATCAAAGAAAAAGTATTACTCGTTCAAGGTACCGGTTTTAACTGGCCAACACCTGATCACTTCCGTATCGTTACACTGCCTCGCGTAGATGACTTAGAAGTTGCGATCGGACGCTTAGAGCGTTTCTTACATACTTATAAGCAATAA